CCGCCCTGTTTTTCTGGTAGAATCACTGGCCGCGATTCGATCAACGCAACACCCGTTTGCCGGAACTGATCACGTACAGATTACATCCCTTTCACCAGCGTGGCAACGCCCTGCCCGCCTCCGATACAGAGAGAAGCGACACCCAGGTTGCTTTTTCTTCTCCTCATCTCGAAAATCAAAGTGATGAAGATCCTGGCGCCGCTGGCCCCGATAGGATGGCCCAGAGCAATCGCCCCGCCGTTGACGTTGACAATCTCCGGGTTCACCTGCAGCTCTTTCAGTACAGCCAGGGATTGGGAAGCAAAAGCTTCATTCAATTCAAAAAGATCGATATCTTCAACGGAGAGGCCGGTCTTCTTGAACAGGCGCCGGCAAGCAGCTATGGGGCCGGTTCCCATCACCCGGGGTTCAACCCCCGCCGAGGCAAAATTGATCACCTCCACCATGGGCTTCAGGCCAAGCTTCCCCACCACCCTGCCGGAAGCAAGGACCACTGCAGCAGCACTGTCGTTGATGCCCGAAGCGTTGCCTGCCGTAACCGTACCATCTTTTTTGAATGCCGGGCGAAGGGCCGCCAGTTTTTCCAGGGTTGTCCCCCGCCGGGGATGTTCATCGGTGCTGAAAGGCAGCGGTTCACCCTTTCTCTGCGGGACAGGCACGGGTATTATCTCATCATCAAACCTTCCTTCATCAATGGCGGCGATGGCCCTGTGCTGGCTCTGCAAGGCAAAAAGGTCCTGATCTTCCCTGCTGATATTGTAATCATCCGCAATATTCTCGGCCGTGATCCCCATGTGTATGTCCTCGAACGCACACCAGAGGCCATCCAGAATCATCGCGTCCTGCATCACCGTATGCCCCATCCGCCCCCCCCATCTGGCCATCGGCGCGAGATAGGGAGCCGCACTCATATTCTCCATCCCCCCGGCCACAACGATATCTGCATCCCCGAGCATGATGCTCTGGGCACCCAGATTGATCGCCTTCAGCCCGGAACCGCAGACCTTGTTTACCGTCAATACCGGTACTTCCACGGGTATCCCGGCATTGACAGCAGCCTGTCGGCCGGAACTCTGCCCGAGCCCCGCTTGCAGAACATTGCCCATGATCACTTCATCCACATCTTTCTTGTCCAATCCCGCCCTTTTCAGCGCTTCCTCGATGACAATAGAGCCGAGCTTCACCGCCGTTACATCTCTCAAGGACCCACCGAAGCTACCTACCGCTGTTCGCACCGCACCTACCACATATACTTTCTCCACTTGCAGTTTCACCTCTGATTCTATATGTTAAAAAATTGCCCCTGGTTCATAAAAAGGCGGGTGGCGTAACCAACGCCGCCCGCCTCTTTCAACTCCCGCTTACCCTTTCAACAGTCTACTTCTCCAAAAAGTATTTCTTCGCCTTGTAAGCCTCATCTGCCAATTCGCGCTTGATAACATAGGTGTTGAGCGGAATATTACGGCTCAGCAGGAGGATGTTATCCGTATTTCTTGCTGCTTTTTCCGGTTCAAAAGTACCGGCAATGACCTCGTTGGTCCATGCCTGGCATTTCGGAACCATTTCGCTCACCAGGCACTGGGTCATCAACATCGGCAGGCGGGCAGCTTCCTCACCACTTTCAGCGGCAATCTTCCTCGCCCTCAGCAAGGAGCTTTCAGCGGCGAAAACTTCCATGGCAATATTGGCCAGGGCCACCAGAATCTCCTGTTCCTGCTCGATGGCCTGTTCAAACTGACGTGCTGCATTGCCGCAAGCCAGCAGGAATAGTTTCTTCATGTTTTCAATGACGAAGGCTTCCTTCTCCGGTGACTCCGTGGGTACCTCCATCTCTTTCAGCTTGTCAAGTTCCCCTTTCAATCCGAAGACAGCGTCCATGAAAGGAAGGTCGCCGCTCATCGCCTTGGGAAGAAGGGTTCCGGGGATAAGCATGCGGTTGACCTCGTTGGTGCCTTCAAAAATCCGGTTGATACGGCTATCCCGGTACAACCTTTCCACGATATATTCGGCCGAATAACCGTAACCACCGTAGATCTGCACTGCCTCATCGACGATCTGATCCAGCCCTTCCGAGCAGTAAACCTTGTTGATCGAACATTCAATGGCGTATTCACGAATCGAATTGACAACCTGCTGGTTGGCATCCTCGGCATCCATGTCCACATCTTCCATCTTGGTGTCGATCAGTCCCACGGTGCGATAGACCATACTTTCCATGGCATAGGTCTTGATCAACATGTCGGCAATCTTGTTCTTGATCAGGTTGAACTGCGCGATGGGCTGGTTGAACTGATGCCTCTCCAGTGCATATTCGATCGAAGCTTCAATTGCTTTCTTGGCCCCGCCGACTGCACCGGCAGCCAGCTTGAAGCGGCCGATATTCAAGATATTCAGCGCCACCTGATGTCCCTTGCCGATCACATGAAGAACGTTTTCCACGGGAACCTTGCAGTCTTCCATGATCACGCTGCAGGTCGAAGATCCATGGATCCCCATCTTCTTCTCCTCGGGACTGATGGAAAGCCCTTCCGAATCACGATCAACGATAAAAGCGGTGAACTTCTCTCCGTCAATCTTGGCGAATACAATGATCACGTCCGCCCAGGCAGCATTGGTAATAAACATCTTGGTCCCGTTAAGTATGTAATGCTTGCCGTCTTCAGTCAGAACAGCCGTGGACCTTGCGTTCATGGCATCGGAACCGGCTTCCGGTTCAGTCAGTGCATATGCCGCAATTTTGTTTCCCACTGCCAGATCGGGAAGATAGCGTTCCTTCTGCTCCTTGGTACCGAAATAGACGATCGGCAGGGTACCGATACCCGTATGAGCACCGAATGCCGTGGAGAAGGAACCTGAATAGGTCAGGGCTTCGGCAATGAGCGCCGAAGTAGTCTTGTCCCCACCGTCTCCGCCATATTCTTCGGGAATATCGCTGCCAAGAAGCCCCAGTTCCCCCGCTTCTTTCAACAGGCCTACCGTCACCCCTTCGGCTTTGGCTTCGATCTCATCAGTGAGGGGAAATACTTTGTTCTCACCAAAATCATCACACGTCTTCTTGATCATAAGATGCATGTCATCCAGTTCTTCGGGGGTAAAAACATCATCTGGACCAAGCTGGCTGAGCAAGAAAGACCCACCTTTTACATAATCCTGTTCACTCATACAACAATTCTCCTCCTTGATTTTTTTTAAATAAAACATTTTTGGTTGAAACCAATAACTATACTTACTTAACTATTTCGCTAGTTAAGTTTTATTCCCTGCAAGATTCCAAAAAAAATATATTTAATTTTGCCACATCCTGCAATATTGCCACTTCATGCGCAAGTCCCGCAAATTTAACGGCCCCATTCAGCCGGTACATTGTCCCCCTGTACCATTTTTGAAAACAAATCGGTTATTTCCCGGGCAAGCGCAAAATGCGATTCCATTCCCTGTTTTTTGCCAAAATCAGTTTTCGTCCCCTCCCCGGGTCTGAAAAAGTGTATCCTTTCCCCGCGCCTCCGTGTTTCTTGGTTTCGCGCACTGTTGTAAAACATTGATACAAATCTGCCATTATTTTTACAATTAAAAATAAACGAATCTGTGTTTTAATGTAATAGCGATCATGTTATGGGACGTGGTATGTCATGTTTGGAAACAAGGAACGATTCAAAGCATGTTTTGTTGAAAAACTCAAAAATCTACGCGGGAAAGATTGCCTGCAAGCAACTTCTCTGGATATTTACCAGGTTCTGGGCACGATGATCCGTGAAGCGATCACGGATGAATGGTCGGCTACGATGGCGCGGTATCATGAACTGGGTGCCAAGCAAGTTTACTATCTGTCCATGGAATTTCTCCTGGGGCGTCTGCTGGAAAGCAACATGATCAATCTTCATATCCTGGAACTGTGCCGCGAAGGGTTGCACGAACTTGGCATCGAACTGGCCGACATTGTCGCTGAAGAACCCGATGCCGGCCTGGGAAACGGCGGCCTTGGCCGCCTGGCGGCCTGTTTTCTGGATTCCCTGGCTTCCCTGGGCCTGCCTGGCCATGGATGTGGAATCAGATACAGATACGGGCTTTTTGAACAAAAAATTGTCGATGGTTACCAGATAGAACTCCCCGAAAACTGGCTCAAGGAGGGCAATGTCTGGGAAATACGCCGGGTAGAGGAAACGGTTGAGGTAAAGTTTGGCGGGCACATCGAATTTGAAGAAAGAAATGGCCGCTACTTTTTCCACCATAGAAATGCTGAAATAATCAATGCGGTTCCCTATGATATGCCCATGATCGGCTTTGATGGCAAGACTGTCAATACGCTTCGCTTGTGGGATGCCGAGGCATCCAAAACCGAACTGTGCGCCATCATGGACTGTTACCAGCGTATCGTTGACTACAAGCATAACCTGGAATCAATCTCTGCTTTTCTCTATCCCGACGACTCACATCATGAGGGCAAAATACTGCGTCTCAAACAACAGTATTTTCTTGTTTCCGCCGCCATCCAGAGTATCACCCGCTGTGTCAAAAACAGGTATGGTTCCCTGGAAAGATTGAACGAGCTGGTGGCAATCCATATCAATGACACTCACCCGGCTCTGGCCATTCCCGAACTCATGCGCATCCTGATGGACAGGGAGGGAATGTCCTGGGAAAAAGCATGGGAAATCACAACCGGGACAATCTCTTACACCAACCATACCACCCTCGTGGAGGCTCTTGAAAAATGGCCCGTGGGTCTGTTCAAACCATTGCTGCCACGTATCTACATGATCATCGAGGAGATCAACAACCGTTTCTGCCAAACCATAATGAAAGAATACCCCCTCTACCGGGACAAGATCGGCTCCATGTCCATCATTGCCGACAAACACGTGAAGATGGCTCATCTTGCCCTGGTAGGCAGTCACAGTATAAACGGTGTAGCCAGGTTGCATACCGAAATCCTCAAACACCGGGAGATGAAAAATTTCTACGGGATATTTCCGGGGAAATTCAATAACAAGACCAACGGGATCACTCACCGCCGTTGGCTTTTGAAGGTCAACCCGCTGCTGTCAAATCTGATCAACGAAACCATCGGGCCGGATTGGATCAAACACCCCCGTTCCCTGATAGCATTATCTGATTATGTCGAAGATTCAGCTTTTCTGGACAGGCTTTACGATATAAAACAGTGCAACAAAGCTGCGCTGGCCCGGATTGTAGAGGAAAAACATGACCTTAAAATCGATACCCATTCCATCTTCGACGTCCAGGTAAAACGGCTCCACCTTTACAAACGCCAGCTGCTCAACATCATGCACATCATGGATCTCTACAACCGCCTTCTGGAAAACCCGGATATACAGATAACCCCCCGCACCTTTATTTTTGCAGCCAAGGCATTCCCGAACTATTATCTGGCCAAAAAAATAATCAAGCTGATCAACACCGTGGCCGGGGTTATCAATACCGACCGCAGGATAAGGGACCGCATCAAGGTCGTCTTCCTGGAAAATTACCGTGTTTCGCTGGCTGACATCATTATCCCCGCAGCAGATCTGAGCCAGCAGATCTCGACGGCGAGCAAGGAAGCTTCCGGTACAGGCAACATGAAATTCATGTTGAACGGCGCGGTGACAATCGGCACCCTTGATGGTGCCAACATCGAAATAATGGAAGCCGTCGGTGAAGACAATATCATCACATTCGGATTGACGGCCGATGAAGTCAACAATTATCATGAAAAAGGTCATTACCGTTCTACCGATATCTACAACACCAACCCCCGTATCAGGAAGGTAACCGACCAGCTGATAAACGGTTTTCTTCCCACCGGGGAACATGAATTCAGGGCCATTTTCGATCATCTCATCGGCGGCAACGATGAATTTTTTGTGTTGAAGGATCTCCCCTCTTTCGGTGCCGCCCGTGAAAGGGCGGAGCATGCATACGGCAACAGGCAAAGCTGGCAGAAAAAATGCGCTGTCAACATCGCCCACGCGGGCAAATTTTCCAGCGACCTTACGATAAAAAGATATGCCGATGAGATCTGGAAAATCGAGCCCGTTACCACAGCCCTGCCGACAGAAATCGGTCAGCGGTAACTGCTGCACCCCTGTTTCCTTTCGATTGCAGCCATAAAAATTCATAAAAAATGGGGAGAACGCAAATCGTTCACCCCGGTTGTTACTTCCTCCACCCCATCAAGCCCGAAAAGGTCTATCCGTTTTCTTTTTCTTTCAGGGCCTGGATCTTCTTGGACAATATTTCAATCTTCTTCTCCAGTTGTTCCACATCCTGCCTGGTAACGATCTTGCTTCTGACCGCCTCGACCCCCTCCATCAATTTGATCAGATAGATATTTTTCTGTTCTTCAAATTTATCCATGAACGAATCGACCAGACTGTCGGCATCCTCGATGTGCAGGCCCCCTTTTTCGGCCAGAGACCTGGTCAGCTCCTCGGCCCTGTCTTTCCATTCCAGGACAAAATCGATGGCCTGCGATATAAATTCACCGGACAACAATGCCTCCACGATGCCACTTTCCTTGATACAAAAACCCTTTTTCCCCTCCGGAACCCCCGGTGAGGCGTCCGCGGCTGGAGAAGACTGCGGATCGGTGTCGGTAACCGCCTGTTCCACTATCCGGTCGGCTTTTCGCATCCGTTTCCTTTCAATTTCCTCATCTGTCAAAGATACCAACCAATGCCCACGATTGTCTTTGCGCGCCTCTATTGTTTTACGTTCTATCCTCCTCTGGATCGCGCTCGGTGTAACTCCAAGAAGCAACGCCGCCTCTTTCTTCGAATATTCCCTTCTGCTCATGCTTTACCCCCCTGTCAAATCAACTTCAAGTCTGCCCCCGGAAACAAACTGATGGAATGGCACCACTCACACTTCATTTTACCACAAATTATGTTTTACGTTAACCCCAACTTCTCTTCTTGCAACACAGCAATGGCGGGAGTAGATGGGAATCGAACCCACCGTGGACGGATCGCGCCCACCACTGGATTTGAAGTCCAGGAGCGTCACCAGACCGCCAACTACCCCCGTGCAGGAAACTTGTCCACACATTATCTTACTAGAATCATCCGAATTAATCAACCTTGAACAGCTCCCCCGGAAACTGCTTCAAAACGGGGCTGTGCCAAAGAAATTGGCATTCAAGCAGGACATCTTCTCCCTTTGTTTGAATATTTTAAACATATATCTATCAAACATCGGGAGGGAAAAATAATATGCCTGAAAACAAATATATCAGCAGCCTGAAAAAATTGAAGCGCAAAGTCTATATCCGGGGCACCCCGGTCGATGCACCGCAGGAACATCCGCTGGTGCAGCTCAGCACCGCAGCAGTAGCCCGGTCCTATGCTCTGCAGGGCCAGCCGGAACACGAACAGCTGATCTATGCGAACTCTCATCTGGATGGCCGCCGCATCAATCGTTTCACCCATATTCATCGCTCGGCAGAAGACCTGATCAACAAGGTAAAGTTGCAGCGTCTTCTTGGCCAGCAGACGGGAACATGCTTTCAGCGTTGCGTGGGCATGGACGCTTTGAATGCACTGGAAATCACCACTTTTGAACTGGAACGGGATCTGGGCACACCCTATCATCGTAATTTCAACCATTTCCTGCAGCAGGTTCAGGAGGAGAATGCTGTCTGTGACGGGGCAATGACCGACCCCAAGGGGGATCGCAGCAAGCGCCCCCATGAACAGGCCGACCCCGATCTATACCTGCGAGTAGTCAGCCGGAACAGGGAAGGTATCGTGGTCAACGGTGCGAAATGCCATCAGACCGGCGCGCTCAATTCCCACTACATCATCGCCATGCCAACCACGGCAATGCGTGAAGAGGACCGTGATTATGCCGTGGCCTTTGCCGTGGAAGCGGATAACCCGCAATTGATCTACATTCTGGGGCGCCAACCTTCGGATCTCCGCAAAATGGAACCTGATCGTGCCGACACCGGCAACATGTATTTCGGTGGACAGGAATGCCTCATCATCTTCGATCATGTTTTTATCCCCTGGGAAAGAGTATTCCTCTGCGGGGAATACGATTATTCCGGCCGGCTGGTCGAACGTTTTGCCGGTTATCATCGCCAGAGCTACGGCGGCTGCAAGACCGGAGTGGGCGACCTGCTTATCGGTGCAGCGGCCTCATTGGCAGAATACCATGGCCTCGACAGGGCTTCCCACATCAAGGATAAACTTGTGGAGATGATTCATCTGAATGAAACGATATTCTGCTGCGGTATTGCCTGCTCTTCCCGGGGCAACCCCACCGCTTCGGGAACGTATCTTGTTGACCTTCTGCTGGCCAATGTCTGCAAATTGAATGTGACCCGTTTTCCCTACGAGATAGCAAGGCTTGCCGAGGACATCGCCGGCGGTCTGGTGGCCACCCTGCCATCACTGAAAGATCTGGAACATCCGGAGATCGGGCCGTTGTTGAAAAAATATTTTCAAGGCGTTGCCGGCATGGAAACCACCTGCCGCCTCAGGATGCTGCGTTTTGTGGAAAACCTTACCCTGGGAGCAGCAGCCGCCGCCTACCTGACCGAATCCTTGCATGGCGCCGGTTCACCTCAGGCCCAGCGGGTGGTCATCGCCAGGCAGGCTGATCTGGAAGGGAAGAAAAGAATGGCCCGGAAGTTGGCTGGAATCAAGGATGATTGATTTCAAACATCCAGGAGATTGTCGGCATCCTCGATCTTCTTCTGTTTCCGCCGCTGTACCAGCACCACCATGAAGATGCCAAGCTCGTAGAGAATCATCAGGGGGAGAGTCATCAAAACCTGGGAAAAAACGTCCGGCGGGGTAATTATTGCCGAAAGAACCAGCATGACCAGCAGGGCATACTTGCGGTTTGCCCGCAAAAAAGCCGGGCGGACCAATTCCAGGGCCCCCAGGAACAGAAACACCAGTGGAAGCTGAAAAGCCAGGCCGAAAGCAAACATGAATGATATCGAAAAGGAGAGATAGTTGTGCAGGGTGAAAACGGCTTCCAGCGTCTCATCTTCAAAACTTTTGAAAAACTGTATGGCCATGGGATACACGACCATGTAGGAAAATACCAGCCCGGCAACAAAAAGAAAGATCATGAAGAGCGGAAGGAAGATCATCAGTTTCTTCCGCTCCCTGGTCAGGAATGGCCAGAACAGGGCGATGATCTGATATATCAACAGGGGAGAAACGAGCACGACCCCTGCAGCAAAAGCAAGCCGGATATTGGCCATCAATGCTTCTGCCGGTGAAATATAGATCAACTCCGGGTTTCCAGCCGGTTTCAACAGAAGCACGCGGATTTCATTGATATAGTAGAAACAGACGATGCCGGAGACAAAAACACATACGATCATGATCACCAGGCGCTTTCTGAGGTCCTCGAGCCTGGCCAACCAGTTGCCTGCCCTGTTGCCCCCTTCCTCCATCACCGTTCCTCGCTTTCCCCTTCATTTCCGGTTCCATCAAGACCATCGTAGCGGGCAATCTCCTGCCGGGCATGAAGATACAGATCGGAGCCTTCCGGTTCGGAAGCCAATATTACCTCCAGCTGTTCCCGGGCAGCCACCGGATCGCGACGGTATTCATCCAGCAATTTACTCAAATAATAACGGTCAAGATTGTTGTCAGGATCCCCTGCAAGCCGTTCCCTCAGAAGCCCCTCCCCCTGGACCGCTTTCTCCGCGGCTTTCTCGTCAAGGCCCATCATGCTGTAGACATCGTAAAGCTGCATATAATTCTCGGGTTCACGGGGTTCCATTTCAACAGCCTGTTCCAGAACCGAAGCTGCTTTTTCCAGATACTTTTGCCTTTCCTCGACGCGATCAAGATACAAAGAACCGGCAATATATGCGGAAGCCAACTCCCTCAACAGATATGCCCCGGGCTCATTTTCCTCCAGGTATTTTTCCAGGGAAGCAATCCATTCTTGACTTCGCTCCACGGCATCCCCGGAACCGGAATTGGTCTGGCCATGGTTATTTCCCGCACCCTGTCCGCCAATAATATTTACCATATTGTAAAGGGGCAGAATCATGGCCACCACAAGGACAATGACCACCAATGTTGCCCAGAATCCTCTGCCGCGCCCGATCAATGTGCAGCAGCCCCTTTCGATCCATATTATTTTCTACTGATTTTATCTTCACTGAACATGACCAGCAGCCTGCCGCAGTTCTCACAATACACCAATGATTGTGGATTGTAAAGGTTGCCCCTCTGGGCCGAAGAAATGAATACCCGACAACCTTCACAGATATTGTCGGCAACACGTGCCATCCCTTTTTTGTCCGGTCTCTGACACACTATCCTGTACCTTTCCAGGTAAAAATCATCTATCTTTTCCAGAAGCCCCTTTCTCTCCGTTTTCAGTTCGGCGATATTCCGCTCGATTTCGGCCATCCGTTCTTTCAGATCGGAGCGTCTGCTCTCCATGATCTTCTTGCAATCTGCCACCATCATCTTCCCGGATTCCCGGGTTTTCTCCACTGTTTCCAACTCCTCGATCAATTCGAGGATTTTGTTTTCCAGGGCATCTTTGTTTTTTTCAACGCTGGTCAGACGCTTCTCCATCATCTCCAGTTCACGCACGTTGGAAACCTCACCGCCGTACAGCCGTGTCTTCAGGTTCTTGATCTCGTCGGTTGCAGATTGCAGGTTGAGTTCCTGCCGCTTTATCTCCTTCTGCCTGGCTTTGATGTCTTCGCCGATTTCTTCCAGCCTCTCCTTCTCCCTGCGGAATCTGTCCTCGCTTGCCTTTGATTCCGCAATCAGGGGATCTTCTTTGAGTTGTTTTTCCAGCTCCGCGATGGATGTATCGCACTCCTGCAGATGCCACAACAGTTCCAGCTGTTCCATGCAAGCCCTCCTCTCCTTGTAAAAACCTTTTCAATAAAAAAGGATAGGGTTTCGACCCTATCCTTGCTCAAAACTTTCCCGTATCCCTGTTCGGTACGGGCCAGACCTTGTTCGAATGGCCCCGTTCCCGTATTTTATCTTGCAAATATCCGGCCAACCAGGGGACGATGGGATATTCGGTTCCATAATGCCCGGCATCAACGAGGGCCAGCCCCAGCGCCCGCGCCAGTTGAACATCATGATATTTCAGATCCCCGGAAACGAGGACATCGGCTCCCCTCTCCGCTGCGGTTCTGACCAGACTGCCACCACTGCCGCCGCAGAGGGCAATTGTCTTCACCGACCGCTGCGGATCCCCCCACGTTTGCACCTCACCGATCTCCAGCAACTTTTTACATCTTTCCGAAAAACTTTTCAGCGTCAGCGATTTTCCCAGGGTTCCCAACCTTCCCAGGCCCAGGGGAATCCCCTCGCGGGCCAGTTCATACAGATCGTAGGCCACCTCCTCGTAGGGGTGGCTTCCTTGCAGAGCTTCCAGTACCTGCGTTTTCATGGAAAGAGGCATGACCGTCTCCAGGCGAAATTCCCTGGCCCGGTTGAGTCTACCCTCCTCTCCGCTGAAAGGCCGGCTGCCTTCCCGTGGCATGAAAGTGCCGCTTCCCTCCAGCTGAAATGTACAGTGGCTGTAATTTCCGATCCACCCGCCCCCTGCATCCGTGATCGCTTCCCGGACTCCGCCCTCGTACCCCCCGGGAACAAAAACCACCAATTTCAGAAGAGGATCGGATGCGGTTACTTTCAGAACGGAAGTGCCCTGCAACGCGAAAAGCTCCGCCAGCAATGAATTTACCCCCCGTGGCGCAACATCCAGATTGGTATGCGCCACGAATACATTCACATTATTGTGAATAATTGTTTCAATGAGCGCACCTTCGGGTGAACCGGTGTTTATCGCCTTCAAGGGATGGAAAATAAGGGGATGATGGCTGATAATCACATTTGCATCCCGGGACAGTGCCTCATCGAGCACCGCAACGTCCATATCCAGAACGGTGATGATATTTCTGACTTCAGCAAGGGGATCGCCTATCTGCAGGCCAACATTGTCATGATCAAAGGCCAGATGAGGGGGAGCCAGGCCATCCATCAGATCAATCACTTCCCGAAGTTGCAACGACAAGAGAAAGAACCTCCTTCAATCGCTTTCCTTTGCTTTTGTAATATCTCAGTTTCCTGAGAGCGGTGGTTCCCCTGGCCGTGCCCAGCGTATTCATGATCCTTTCGCACCGTGAAATTTTTTCTTCGAGGTAGGGAATCAGCAGCGGATCCTTGTTCTCGATCAGCCCTGGCCCCACCTCCGACAGAAAATCATCCGGTTGCACCTGCCTGCCCTTCTCCACCACCATGATTTCATAAAAACGCCCTTTTTCGCGGGCCAGGCTCTCATTTTTGATACAGAAACCATGCGCCATCAGCCATCTGCGCAGCAGATAAACATCGGACATCGGCTGCAGAACGAAATATTTGAAAGCATCCAGTTTCCCGGCCCCTCCCTGCAATATCCTGCAGATTGT
Above is a genomic segment from Bacillota bacterium containing:
- a CDS encoding acyl-CoA dehydrogenase, coding for MSEQDYVKGGSFLLSQLGPDDVFTPEELDDMHLMIKKTCDDFGENKVFPLTDEIEAKAEGVTVGLLKEAGELGLLGSDIPEEYGGDGGDKTTSALIAEALTYSGSFSTAFGAHTGIGTLPIVYFGTKEQKERYLPDLAVGNKIAAYALTEPEAGSDAMNARSTAVLTEDGKHYILNGTKMFITNAAWADVIIVFAKIDGEKFTAFIVDRDSEGLSISPEEKKMGIHGSSTCSVIMEDCKVPVENVLHVIGKGHQVALNILNIGRFKLAAGAVGGAKKAIEASIEYALERHQFNQPIAQFNLIKNKIADMLIKTYAMESMVYRTVGLIDTKMEDVDMDAEDANQQVVNSIREYAIECSINKVYCSEGLDQIVDEAVQIYGGYGYSAEYIVERLYRDSRINRIFEGTNEVNRMLIPGTLLPKAMSGDLPFMDAVFGLKGELDKLKEMEVPTESPEKEAFVIENMKKLFLLACGNAARQFEQAIEQEQEILVALANIAMEVFAAESSLLRARKIAAESGEEAARLPMLMTQCLVSEMVPKCQAWTNEVIAGTFEPEKAARNTDNILLLSRNIPLNTYVIKRELADEAYKAKKYFLEK
- a CDS encoding Nif3-like dinuclear metal center hexameric protein codes for the protein MSLQLREVIDLMDGLAPPHLAFDHDNVGLQIGDPLAEVRNIITVLDMDVAVLDEALSRDANVIISHHPLIFHPLKAINTGSPEGALIETIIHNNVNVFVAHTNLDVAPRGVNSLLAELFALQGTSVLKVTASDPLLKLVVFVPGGYEGGVREAITDAGGGWIGNYSHCTFQLEGSGTFMPREGSRPFSGEEGRLNRAREFRLETVMPLSMKTQVLEALQGSHPYEEVAYDLYELAREGIPLGLGRLGTLGKSLTLKSFSERCKKLLEIGEVQTWGDPQRSVKTIALCGGSGGSLVRTAAERGADVLVSGDLKYHDVQLARALGLALVDAGHYGTEYPIVPWLAGYLQDKIRERGHSNKVWPVPNRDTGKF
- a CDS encoding SAM-dependent methyltransferase, whose translation is MKLKPRLAEVANRIIPESVVVDIGTDHAYLPAHLVMEGICRKVIGVEKLAGNLEKAQKTVDLFNLTSRIELRCGDGFSAIGSDEQVDVAVIAGLGGRTICRILQGGAGKLDAFKYFVLQPMSDVYLLRRWLMAHGFCIKNESLAREKGRFYEIMVVEKGRQVQPDDFLSEVGPGLIENKDPLLIPYLEEKISRCERIMNTLGTARGTTALRKLRYYKSKGKRLKEVLSLVVATSGSD
- a CDS encoding acetyl-CoA C-acetyltransferase, with the protein product MQVEKVYVVGAVRTAVGSFGGSLRDVTAVKLGSIVIEEALKRAGLDKKDVDEVIMGNVLQAGLGQSSGRQAAVNAGIPVEVPVLTVNKVCGSGLKAINLGAQSIMLGDADIVVAGGMENMSAAPYLAPMARWGGRMGHTVMQDAMILDGLWCAFEDIHMGITAENIADDYNISREDQDLFALQSQHRAIAAIDEGRFDDEIIPVPVPQRKGEPLPFSTDEHPRRGTTLEKLAALRPAFKKDGTVTAGNASGINDSAAAVVLASGRVVGKLGLKPMVEVINFASAGVEPRVMGTGPIAACRRLFKKTGLSVEDIDLFELNEAFASQSLAVLKELQVNPEIVNVNGGAIALGHPIGASGARIFITLIFEMRRRKSNLGVASLCIGGGQGVATLVKGM
- a CDS encoding 4-hydroxybutyryl-CoA dehydratase, yielding MPENKYISSLKKLKRKVYIRGTPVDAPQEHPLVQLSTAAVARSYALQGQPEHEQLIYANSHLDGRRINRFTHIHRSAEDLINKVKLQRLLGQQTGTCFQRCVGMDALNALEITTFELERDLGTPYHRNFNHFLQQVQEENAVCDGAMTDPKGDRSKRPHEQADPDLYLRVVSRNREGIVVNGAKCHQTGALNSHYIIAMPTTAMREEDRDYAVAFAVEADNPQLIYILGRQPSDLRKMEPDRADTGNMYFGGQECLIIFDHVFIPWERVFLCGEYDYSGRLVERFAGYHRQSYGGCKTGVGDLLIGAAASLAEYHGLDRASHIKDKLVEMIHLNETIFCCGIACSSRGNPTASGTYLVDLLLANVCKLNVTRFPYEIARLAEDIAGGLVATLPSLKDLEHPEIGPLLKKYFQGVAGMETTCRLRMLRFVENLTLGAAAAAYLTESLHGAGSPQAQRVVIARQADLEGKKRMARKLAGIKDD
- the tatC gene encoding twin-arginine translocase subunit TatC, whose translation is MMEEGGNRAGNWLARLEDLRKRLVIMIVCVFVSGIVCFYYINEIRVLLLKPAGNPELIYISPAEALMANIRLAFAAGVVLVSPLLIYQIIALFWPFLTRERKKLMIFLPLFMIFLFVAGLVFSYMVVYPMAIQFFKSFEDETLEAVFTLHNYLSFSISFMFAFGLAFQLPLVFLFLGALELVRPAFLRANRKYALLVMLVLSAIITPPDVFSQVLMTLPLMILYELGIFMVVLVQRRKQKKIEDADNLLDV
- a CDS encoding glycogen/starch/alpha-glucan phosphorylase; its protein translation is MFGNKERFKACFVEKLKNLRGKDCLQATSLDIYQVLGTMIREAITDEWSATMARYHELGAKQVYYLSMEFLLGRLLESNMINLHILELCREGLHELGIELADIVAEEPDAGLGNGGLGRLAACFLDSLASLGLPGHGCGIRYRYGLFEQKIVDGYQIELPENWLKEGNVWEIRRVEETVEVKFGGHIEFEERNGRYFFHHRNAEIINAVPYDMPMIGFDGKTVNTLRLWDAEASKTELCAIMDCYQRIVDYKHNLESISAFLYPDDSHHEGKILRLKQQYFLVSAAIQSITRCVKNRYGSLERLNELVAIHINDTHPALAIPELMRILMDREGMSWEKAWEITTGTISYTNHTTLVEALEKWPVGLFKPLLPRIYMIIEEINNRFCQTIMKEYPLYRDKIGSMSIIADKHVKMAHLALVGSHSINGVARLHTEILKHREMKNFYGIFPGKFNNKTNGITHRRWLLKVNPLLSNLINETIGPDWIKHPRSLIALSDYVEDSAFLDRLYDIKQCNKAALARIVEEKHDLKIDTHSIFDVQVKRLHLYKRQLLNIMHIMDLYNRLLENPDIQITPRTFIFAAKAFPNYYLAKKIIKLINTVAGVINTDRRIRDRIKVVFLENYRVSLADIIIPAADLSQQISTASKEASGTGNMKFMLNGAVTIGTLDGANIEIMEAVGEDNIITFGLTADEVNNYHEKGHYRSTDIYNTNPRIRKVTDQLINGFLPTGEHEFRAIFDHLIGGNDEFFVLKDLPSFGAARERAEHAYGNRQSWQKKCAVNIAHAGKFSSDLTIKRYADEIWKIEPVTTALPTEIGQR